A window of Dickeya zeae NCPPB 2538 contains these coding sequences:
- a CDS encoding MFS transporter, translating to MDTQIDKPSAPSGLTSGHVNPSSLHNSALEEAKPQRNYRWVVCSMLVFATTVNYMDRQILGLLAPMLQKDIGWTEIEYSWLVNAFTVAYGVGTLVCGRIIDKLGTKMSYAVAMVVWSTAAMLHAVAGSVIGFAVVRVLLGLGESANFPAAMKVIAEWHPKKERTLATGILGVAVNIGVVISPALIPLIAIHYGWQGAFLLLGAVGFLWLIPWFLAFGPVKAKTSAEEQAWISQDKEEIVNVSAIKWSRLLGYRQLWAVALGKMLTDPIWWFFLFWLPKWLHESRGIDMKGLGLPLIVIYLFAIVGSLGAGWLPGKLMSKGFSTASARKITMLICASLVLPIFAATQVENLWAAVALVGLAAAAHQGWSANILTSVSDLFPSAAVGSVVGIGSTFGMIGSVIFSTVIGAVLDASGNYWALFAISSVAYLLAWAVMYLLLVPKMERASFD from the coding sequence ATGGATACACAAATCGACAAACCGTCTGCACCTTCAGGGCTGACCTCTGGTCATGTTAATCCGAGCAGTCTGCACAATTCCGCACTCGAAGAGGCTAAACCGCAACGCAACTATCGCTGGGTAGTGTGTTCCATGCTGGTATTTGCGACGACAGTTAACTATATGGACCGTCAAATTCTCGGCCTGCTGGCACCGATGCTGCAAAAAGATATCGGCTGGACGGAGATCGAGTACAGCTGGCTGGTCAATGCTTTTACCGTGGCTTACGGTGTCGGCACGCTGGTATGTGGGCGAATTATCGACAAACTGGGGACCAAAATGAGTTATGCCGTGGCGATGGTCGTTTGGAGCACCGCAGCGATGCTGCATGCTGTCGCCGGTTCAGTCATCGGCTTTGCGGTGGTACGCGTACTGCTCGGGCTTGGTGAATCCGCTAACTTCCCGGCCGCGATGAAAGTGATTGCCGAGTGGCATCCCAAAAAGGAGCGCACACTGGCGACCGGCATTCTTGGGGTTGCGGTGAATATCGGCGTGGTTATCTCTCCGGCACTGATTCCACTCATCGCGATACATTATGGCTGGCAAGGCGCGTTCTTACTTCTGGGTGCGGTTGGCTTTCTGTGGCTGATCCCCTGGTTCCTCGCCTTTGGTCCGGTGAAGGCGAAAACCAGTGCAGAAGAGCAAGCCTGGATTTCCCAGGATAAAGAAGAGATCGTGAATGTTTCCGCTATTAAATGGTCGCGTCTGTTGGGCTATCGCCAACTGTGGGCCGTGGCGCTAGGTAAAATGTTGACCGACCCAATTTGGTGGTTCTTCCTGTTCTGGCTACCGAAATGGCTGCATGAATCACGCGGTATCGACATGAAAGGCTTAGGCTTACCGCTTATCGTGATTTATCTCTTCGCCATCGTTGGCAGCCTGGGGGCTGGCTGGTTACCCGGTAAGCTGATGAGCAAAGGCTTCAGTACCGCCAGCGCGCGTAAAATCACGATGCTTATCTGCGCCAGCCTTGTTTTGCCGATTTTCGCCGCCACGCAGGTTGAAAATCTGTGGGCGGCAGTGGCGCTGGTTGGTTTGGCCGCCGCAGCTCACCAGGGCTGGTCCGCCAACATCCTGACCTCGGTATCGGACTTGTTCCCAAGCGCTGCCGTCGGCTCGGTCGTGGGAATTGGCAGCACGTTTGGGATGATCGGCAGCGTCATCTTTTCTACCGTCATTGGTGCAGTTCTCGATGCATCAGGTAACTACTGGGCTCTTTTCGCCATCAGCTCCGTCGCTTACCTACTGGCATGGGCGGTTATGTATCTCCTGCTCGTGCCGAAAATGGAACGTGCCAGTTTTGATTAA
- a CDS encoding PEP-utilizing enzyme produces the protein MESTRLTTFSFDGKAGTLAKLTPILSSATIMPLYRFTVRKWQENSALVIENIVNSLGADNLIVRSSCRNEDRSGQSGAGAYDSIANVNGEPELYSAISHVIASYNGAIAEDEVLVQQMAQDVLACGVAMTRDPESGLPYYVINYTVDGQTDGVTSGSENVLSWIALKDEVANEPPVLKGMIALLQEVQLITTQTALDIEFAITKEGPVLFQVRPMTALDTLGSDHEFLKLIRKEAESLKEACDRLQAGHTERIALFGIMPDWNPAEIIGVKPRTLAFDLYKYLITDLNWASARFRYGYRDMRGHKLMSSFAGTPYIAIPYSIESFIPASMPHDIVSSVVNASCHHLAQHPALHDKIEFAIVPTCFTPSLTLKSASSQPALKNLSKAEVSLYLDELLKLTEHIISDNGPFANDLRLLPRMEQNLNELKEKELRDTDPLQHFRIALSNASVIGEIFAGSARAAFIATSILKSLEQENVVPQGYTDNFLSRARTVGQELSDDFCLLDKQLFLRKHGHIRPGTYDIRVARYDENPDSYFDWLSPPARPVRTVENTSDSRDLLLSIQKAFHHCGMDIHVKQFFTFALNAVEAREKVKYLYGAFVSEALSALTAWGALHRIDRDTLSHSPLNYFINEKYCDIDGIDAVAKENKRIWQSKSSLRSPSIIDSANALYAHEINVAKPNFITKERAEASVRVLKAGNTHSDDIEGTIVLIENADPGFDWIFTRRISGFITAYGGENSHMSIRAREFGIPAVIGIGERALNRLAGAQRLLMDCAANRVEILS, from the coding sequence ATGGAGTCCACCCGTTTAACCACCTTCTCTTTTGATGGTAAAGCTGGGACGTTGGCAAAACTCACGCCAATTCTCAGTAGCGCAACAATAATGCCGTTGTACCGTTTTACTGTCAGAAAATGGCAAGAAAACTCAGCACTGGTCATTGAAAATATCGTCAATAGCCTGGGGGCTGATAATCTGATTGTTCGTTCAAGTTGCCGAAATGAAGATCGGTCTGGGCAGTCAGGAGCGGGGGCATATGACTCTATTGCAAATGTGAATGGTGAGCCTGAATTATACTCAGCGATATCTCACGTTATCGCCTCATATAATGGTGCCATTGCAGAGGACGAAGTATTAGTACAGCAAATGGCTCAGGATGTTTTAGCTTGTGGTGTAGCAATGACGCGCGATCCTGAAAGCGGCTTGCCCTATTATGTCATAAACTACACTGTTGACGGGCAGACTGACGGTGTAACTTCCGGTAGCGAAAACGTATTGTCATGGATTGCATTGAAAGATGAAGTGGCAAATGAACCCCCTGTATTAAAAGGCATGATAGCGTTGTTGCAGGAGGTACAACTGATTACAACCCAGACTGCACTGGACATTGAATTTGCAATAACGAAAGAAGGTCCGGTGCTGTTTCAGGTTCGCCCAATGACAGCGCTTGACACTCTTGGCTCAGACCATGAATTTCTCAAACTCATTAGAAAAGAGGCGGAGTCGCTGAAAGAGGCATGTGATCGCTTACAAGCAGGACACACGGAAAGAATCGCGTTGTTTGGCATAATGCCCGACTGGAATCCGGCAGAAATTATTGGTGTCAAGCCGCGTACACTGGCGTTTGATCTTTATAAATACTTAATAACCGACCTAAATTGGGCTTCAGCGCGTTTCCGCTATGGTTACCGTGATATGCGGGGTCACAAGCTGATGTCATCATTTGCGGGTACACCCTATATCGCCATTCCCTATAGCATTGAGTCATTCATTCCGGCGTCAATGCCACACGATATCGTTTCTTCTGTAGTAAATGCTAGCTGTCATCATCTTGCTCAGCATCCAGCTTTGCACGACAAAATTGAGTTTGCCATTGTACCAACTTGCTTTACACCTTCTCTCACATTGAAAAGTGCATCGTCACAACCAGCGTTAAAAAATTTAAGTAAAGCAGAGGTTTCACTATATCTGGATGAATTACTGAAGTTGACGGAACATATCATTTCAGACAATGGTCCATTCGCTAACGATCTTCGGTTGCTCCCCAGAATGGAGCAGAATTTAAATGAGTTAAAAGAAAAAGAATTGCGCGATACAGACCCATTACAGCACTTCCGTATCGCACTCAGTAATGCCAGTGTTATAGGCGAAATATTTGCTGGCTCAGCACGAGCTGCCTTTATTGCTACCAGCATATTAAAATCTTTAGAGCAGGAAAATGTTGTTCCGCAAGGATATACCGATAATTTCTTATCGCGCGCCCGCACAGTTGGCCAGGAATTATCCGATGATTTCTGCCTTTTAGATAAACAGCTGTTTTTGAGAAAACATGGTCATATTCGTCCAGGTACTTATGATATACGCGTTGCTCGCTATGACGAAAATCCAGATTCATATTTTGACTGGCTATCGCCACCAGCCAGACCAGTGAGAACCGTGGAAAATACATCTGATTCTCGTGACTTGTTACTCAGCATCCAAAAGGCTTTTCATCATTGTGGAATGGACATACATGTAAAACAATTCTTCACTTTTGCGCTCAATGCAGTAGAGGCACGAGAAAAGGTCAAATATCTTTATGGTGCTTTCGTCTCTGAAGCCTTGAGCGCGCTTACTGCATGGGGAGCACTACATCGCATTGATCGGGATACACTGAGTCACAGTCCACTCAATTACTTCATCAATGAGAAATACTGTGATATCGATGGTATCGATGCAGTTGCAAAGGAAAATAAACGTATTTGGCAGTCAAAGAGTAGCTTACGATCTCCTTCGATTATTGATTCAGCTAATGCACTGTACGCCCATGAAATTAACGTTGCCAAACCTAATTTCATCACTAAAGAAAGGGCTGAAGCATCTGTGCGGGTTCTAAAAGCAGGGAATACACATTCTGACGATATAGAGGGGACTATTGTTTTAATTGAAAATGCAGATCCCGGCTTTGACTGGATTTTCACCCGTCGCATCAGTGGGTTCATTACGGCTTACGGCGGAGAAAATTCACATATGTCTATCCGAGCCAGAGAATTCGGCATTCCTGCCGTTATCGGTATAGGTGAAAGGGCGCTAAACCGCCTTGCGGGTGCGCAACGGTTGTTGATGGACTGTGCGGCCAACCGAGTAGAGATACTCTCATGA
- a CDS encoding gamma-glutamyl-gamma-aminobutyrate hydrolase family protein (Members of this family of hydrolases with an active site Cys residue belong to MEROPS family C26.) encodes MKHVAITMMRLYEPSRQEWRDALDQRWLSLMQTCGLIPLYLPNDADLAEKILLLSQPEGVIFSGGGDCYAISGEQDARDLTEARALEWAIKYSKPIYGVCRGMQAVLSHFGGAIIPVTGHVATRHKISIHDNEIDTEIEVNSFHNYGFRHIPEGFTVTSKTADGSIESVSDRKRKIHLIMWHPERENIAMPHDVKIIKNIFGAE; translated from the coding sequence ATGAAACATGTCGCTATTACGATGATGCGATTGTATGAGCCTTCACGTCAAGAATGGCGAGATGCTCTCGACCAGCGTTGGTTGTCGCTCATGCAGACATGTGGACTGATACCTCTATATCTACCAAACGATGCCGATTTAGCAGAAAAAATATTACTGTTATCTCAACCTGAAGGCGTGATTTTCAGCGGCGGCGGTGATTGTTACGCAATAAGCGGCGAGCAGGATGCAAGAGATTTGACTGAAGCTCGTGCTCTGGAGTGGGCTATTAAATATTCTAAACCTATATATGGCGTTTGCCGGGGTATGCAAGCTGTACTAAGCCATTTTGGTGGTGCCATCATACCTGTTACTGGACACGTAGCTACTCGTCATAAGATTTCAATTCACGATAATGAAATAGATACAGAAATAGAAGTAAACTCTTTTCATAATTATGGGTTTAGACATATTCCTGAAGGATTCACTGTTACAAGCAAGACCGCAGACGGTTCCATTGAATCTGTTAGTGATAGAAAAAGAAAGATACATCTTATTATGTGGCACCCTGAGAGAGAAAATATTGCCATGCCTCATGATGTTAAAATAATCAAGAATATATTTGGAGCGGAATAG
- a CDS encoding phosphocholine cytidylyltransferase family protein: protein MKGILLVAGRGSRLGDITNEKPKSLVELNGQSLLQRAIDSLKKGGVDNIAAVGGYRSEMIEPYADRLFINENWERTSIFSSLLCAREWLKTETCIVSYGDIFYSHHLVESLIKSTGDINLTYDPNAVELWKKRNEDPLSDLESFRIDNGRIVGIGGRIKSLDEVQGQYMGLFKITPQAWSWIENFISSLSQHEIENIDMTNLFSKLINSGHHVFGTKNEYPWGEIDTPSDISLYHKIYPNV, encoded by the coding sequence ATGAAAGGTATTTTGTTAGTGGCTGGCCGAGGGAGCCGCCTTGGTGATATTACAAATGAAAAACCTAAGTCACTGGTTGAACTAAATGGTCAATCATTGCTACAGCGCGCGATCGATTCTTTAAAGAAAGGCGGGGTTGATAATATTGCAGCCGTAGGTGGTTATCGCAGTGAGATGATTGAACCTTACGCAGACCGGTTATTTATCAATGAAAACTGGGAAAGAACAAGTATTTTTAGTTCATTACTATGCGCCCGTGAGTGGCTCAAGACAGAAACCTGCATTGTAAGTTACGGCGATATTTTTTATTCTCACCATTTGGTTGAATCCTTAATAAAAAGTACTGGTGATATTAACCTGACCTATGATCCGAATGCAGTGGAGTTATGGAAGAAGCGAAACGAAGATCCACTATCTGATCTCGAAAGCTTCAGAATAGATAATGGAAGGATCGTAGGCATTGGAGGACGAATTAAAAGTCTTGATGAAGTTCAGGGCCAATACATGGGGCTTTTCAAAATCACTCCGCAAGCATGGAGTTGGATTGAAAATTTCATTTCATCGTTGAGTCAACATGAGATAGAGAACATCGACATGACAAATCTATTTTCTAAACTCATCAATAGTGGTCATCATGTGTTTGGAACTAAGAATGAATATCCATGGGGAGAGATTGACACGCCATCGGATATCAGTCTTTATCATAAAATCTATCCTAATGTATAA
- a CDS encoding CDP-alcohol phosphatidyltransferase family protein encodes MGAITSAFPFVKFMDLANLLTTINVGLSLSSIYLAYTDNIYLSSIALCSAAVLDFLDGYIARTWLTEKKQNREFGKQLDSLADLLNFSVAPALIIFHIIPGWASFASGMMLLLSGCLRLSLFSVISGSHPGSYRGLPTTYAGVIYSLFFQLVAYNKVALPYLIWLNLFIALIQIINVRIPKYAALPTISVFLILFVAVRVFISL; translated from the coding sequence ATGGGCGCAATAACGTCAGCATTTCCGTTTGTGAAATTTATGGATTTGGCTAATTTATTGACCACTATTAATGTGGGATTGTCACTTTCATCAATCTATCTTGCATATACAGATAATATTTATCTTTCATCTATTGCATTATGTTCAGCTGCTGTATTAGATTTTCTAGACGGTTATATTGCTCGTACATGGTTAACTGAAAAAAAACAAAACAGGGAATTTGGCAAGCAGCTTGACAGCCTTGCTGATCTTTTAAATTTTAGCGTAGCTCCCGCTTTAATTATTTTCCACATTATTCCAGGTTGGGCGTCATTTGCTTCGGGAATGATGCTGTTGCTGTCCGGTTGCCTCAGGCTCTCATTATTTAGTGTGATCAGTGGCAGTCATCCAGGTAGCTATCGTGGTTTGCCAACAACCTATGCAGGTGTTATTTATTCATTATTTTTCCAGCTAGTTGCATACAATAAAGTAGCGTTGCCTTATCTTATTTGGCTTAACCTGTTTATTGCTTTGATTCAGATAATCAATGTAAGAATACCAAAATATGCAGCGTTACCGACAATTTCAGTATTCCTGATTCTTTTTGTCGCAGTAAGAGTTTTTATTTCTCTATAA
- a CDS encoding glutathione S-transferase family protein has protein sequence MLKILGKTTSINVRKVLWTCEEVGLDYVQEDYGSGFASTQTDAFRAMNPNAMVPVLIDDEFVLWESNSICRYLARKAGRDDLLPNEPQACANVEHWMDWQATEFNNAWRYVFPALARKNPAYNDQKAIAEGINAWNHCIGILEQQLQRTSAWAAGETFTLADVVLGLSVNRWKMTPFAHPDVPAIDAWFMRLNQRPAFLRHGNNGMV, from the coding sequence ATGCTGAAAATACTGGGTAAAACGACGTCAATCAATGTGCGCAAAGTGCTTTGGACCTGCGAAGAAGTGGGGCTGGATTATGTTCAGGAAGATTACGGTAGCGGATTTGCCTCGACGCAAACCGATGCCTTTCGCGCCATGAATCCGAATGCGATGGTGCCCGTGTTGATTGACGATGAGTTCGTGCTGTGGGAATCGAATTCGATTTGCCGCTATCTGGCGCGTAAAGCCGGGCGCGATGACTTACTCCCCAATGAGCCGCAAGCATGTGCCAACGTCGAGCACTGGATGGATTGGCAGGCGACCGAATTTAATAACGCCTGGCGTTATGTCTTTCCCGCTCTGGCGCGCAAGAATCCAGCGTATAACGATCAAAAGGCAATTGCCGAAGGCATTAACGCGTGGAACCACTGTATTGGTATTCTGGAACAACAACTCCAGCGCACCAGTGCCTGGGCGGCTGGTGAGACGTTTACGCTGGCGGATGTGGTGCTTGGGTTGTCGGTGAATCGCTGGAAAATGACACCGTTTGCCCATCCCGACGTGCCTGCTATTGACGCGTGGTTTATGCGCTTGAATCAGCGGCCGGCATTTTTGCGTCATGGCAATAATGGTATGGTCTAA
- a CDS encoding LacI family DNA-binding transcriptional regulator — MSKPDNKEDRDAGYRRVRLEDIATRCRTSLSTVSRALSGEKGVSHELRTRIQEVARAMRYTPAQELCGARIVLAISQVAMLDYNRYQFSWYVLQGLKERAKVLGVDLITHPLNDNNNGALQALLEEPDVGGVLALTVDDGVFLNTLVNLKKPAVLVNTEDPLMRLSSVLPCNRSATRMACEYLLDRGHRDILFLTHPGRRTIEQREDGWREAMRCRQLVCDNSRVLTVSDWLPELAEQAVIARLSDNPGECTAILCANDSLALGAINGVRALGLRVPEDISVIGMNNLPQADFATPPLTTVHLPVQEIGTLALELLQDMIAGSVETPRRIELACSIVERQSVARIE; from the coding sequence ATGAGTAAACCAGATAATAAGGAAGATCGCGACGCGGGATATCGCCGGGTACGGCTGGAGGATATTGCCACCCGTTGCCGAACTTCGCTCAGTACGGTGTCACGAGCGCTGTCAGGTGAAAAAGGGGTTAGTCACGAACTGCGTACACGGATTCAGGAGGTGGCGCGTGCTATGCGTTATACCCCGGCTCAGGAGCTGTGCGGCGCGCGAATCGTTCTGGCTATTTCGCAGGTAGCGATGCTGGATTATAACCGCTACCAGTTTAGTTGGTACGTGTTGCAAGGATTAAAGGAGCGAGCGAAGGTGCTGGGCGTTGATCTGATTACCCATCCGCTCAACGATAATAACAATGGTGCTTTGCAGGCGTTGCTGGAAGAACCTGACGTGGGTGGGGTATTGGCGCTGACGGTGGATGACGGCGTCTTTCTGAATACGTTGGTGAACTTGAAAAAACCGGCGGTCTTAGTGAATACGGAAGATCCGCTGATGCGGTTGTCCAGCGTGCTTCCCTGTAATCGTTCGGCGACGCGCATGGCCTGCGAATATCTGCTGGATCGTGGGCATCGCGACATTCTGTTTTTAACCCATCCCGGCCGACGGACGATTGAACAACGGGAGGACGGCTGGCGTGAAGCGATGCGCTGTCGCCAACTGGTGTGCGACAACTCACGCGTCTTGACGGTAAGCGACTGGTTGCCAGAGCTGGCGGAGCAGGCGGTGATTGCGCGCTTAAGCGACAATCCGGGTGAGTGCACAGCGATACTGTGTGCCAATGATTCGTTGGCGCTCGGCGCGATTAATGGCGTACGGGCTTTAGGACTACGCGTGCCGGAAGATATTTCGGTGATCGGTATGAATAATCTGCCGCAGGCCGATTTTGCGACACCGCCATTAACCACCGTTCATCTTCCAGTACAGGAAATTGGCACCCTGGCGCTAGAGCTGTTGCAGGATATGATTGCAGGTAGTGTTGAGACGCCAAGGCGTATTGAGCTGGCGTGCTCTATTGTGGAACGTCAATCGGTGGCCCGCATCGAGTGA
- a CDS encoding glutathione peroxidase — MTTFHQFTATSLGGQLISMADYAGKVVLVVNTASHCGFTPQYGGLEALYQKYAAQGLVVLGFPCNQFGKQEPGNADDIAQTCHINYGVSFPMFEKVEVNGAAAHPVFRYLKRELPGVLGGRIKWNFTKFLIGRDGKPLKRFAPFTTPEKIEATILAALES, encoded by the coding sequence ATGACTACCTTTCATCAATTTACCGCCACCAGTCTGGGCGGCCAACTGATCTCGATGGCCGACTACGCGGGTAAGGTGGTTCTGGTCGTTAATACCGCCAGCCATTGTGGCTTTACACCACAATACGGCGGCCTTGAAGCGCTCTATCAGAAATACGCCGCCCAGGGTTTGGTAGTGCTGGGTTTCCCCTGCAACCAGTTCGGTAAACAGGAACCCGGCAACGCCGACGACATCGCGCAGACTTGTCACATTAACTATGGCGTGAGTTTCCCGATGTTCGAGAAAGTAGAAGTCAACGGAGCCGCTGCGCACCCGGTGTTTCGTTATCTGAAAAGAGAATTGCCCGGTGTGCTGGGTGGACGGATCAAATGGAACTTCACTAAGTTCCTGATCGGTCGCGACGGTAAACCGCTCAAGCGTTTTGCACCGTTCACCACCCCAGAGAAAATAGAAGCCACAATCCTTGCTGCACTTGAAAGCTAA
- a CDS encoding winged helix-turn-helix transcriptional regulator: MSLSHTDLPDALPVAETEGCQATREILNRIGDKWSLYIIASLANGKLRFNELKRRIDGISQRMLTLTLRGMERDGILTRTVYPTIPPRVEYELTELGRTLLVPVMALVNWANDNRFTIAEAHKRFDDARESDVV, translated from the coding sequence ATGTCACTTAGTCACACCGATTTACCTGACGCGCTTCCGGTTGCTGAAACAGAAGGTTGCCAGGCCACCCGTGAAATACTGAATCGCATTGGCGACAAATGGAGCCTCTACATCATTGCTTCTCTGGCCAATGGCAAGCTGCGCTTCAACGAATTGAAGCGCAGAATTGACGGCATATCCCAGCGTATGTTGACGCTGACCCTGAGAGGTATGGAGCGCGATGGGATTCTTACCCGGACGGTCTATCCGACCATTCCGCCACGGGTCGAGTACGAACTCACCGAACTGGGCCGGACGCTGTTAGTGCCTGTGATGGCGCTTGTGAATTGGGCAAATGACAACCGTTTCACCATCGCTGAAGCACATAAACGGTTCGACGACGCGCGCGAGTCGGACGTGGTATAA
- a CDS encoding ATP-grasp domain-containing protein, producing the protein MKHVIFVDSTVSGLLAFQAAKRMGCYVTFIRQKDASFLTISIGNDESKLKPHLEFVDQFLEVESLDGEEFHDLLVRLNEKRPIDALLSTSEAGIVPVAREAEHFNLRYPSLSALNNAVQKNQLRETLKKNGIRSPEYQVLSEEQLVSGVTPHIELPFVVKPTRGFAKQFSAICYTSEDFESFIKTLREGRAESDRMIDTLVSRDYLVEEYIDGSLHSAEVIVQNGIVQVYATTVRFRSVYSEMLEMTATMPSGLNADERNEIKEYVQSIFSALKLDVGLYHVELLRDEKGPCLVEINARMMGSVAPQMYRMITDIDPFELLIRLHLDEPISINDSVLTRAGTVVTIASRHGGAISSDYNQARFEKLLKSYNIDFCSAWVKPGQKVNVYTGNIGTIGHVIVLGDDPYEVARKGHRFLCELDEIYGLELAKYFE; encoded by the coding sequence ATGAAGCATGTTATTTTTGTAGATAGCACTGTAAGCGGCTTACTGGCTTTTCAGGCAGCCAAAAGAATGGGCTGTTATGTCACATTCATCAGACAGAAAGATGCCTCTTTTTTGACTATTTCCATCGGTAATGATGAAAGTAAGCTCAAACCACACTTAGAATTCGTCGACCAATTTTTGGAAGTTGAATCTCTGGATGGCGAGGAGTTTCATGATCTGCTGGTGCGCCTCAATGAGAAACGCCCAATCGATGCATTACTTAGCACCTCTGAGGCTGGAATTGTTCCTGTAGCCAGAGAAGCAGAGCACTTTAATCTACGCTATCCTAGCCTCTCTGCATTAAACAATGCAGTGCAAAAAAATCAGCTACGCGAAACACTGAAAAAAAATGGTATCCGCTCACCTGAATATCAGGTTTTGAGTGAAGAACAACTGGTATCGGGTGTTACCCCACACATTGAACTCCCGTTCGTGGTTAAACCGACGAGAGGTTTTGCAAAACAATTTTCTGCCATCTGCTATACCAGCGAAGATTTTGAGTCGTTCATTAAAACATTACGCGAGGGTCGTGCAGAATCTGATCGTATGATCGATACCCTGGTAAGCCGCGACTATCTGGTTGAAGAGTATATTGATGGAAGCTTACATTCCGCTGAAGTAATAGTACAAAATGGCATCGTGCAGGTTTACGCCACCACAGTACGCTTCCGTTCCGTTTATAGTGAAATGCTAGAAATGACCGCTACGATGCCGTCAGGTCTCAATGCTGATGAACGTAATGAAATAAAAGAGTATGTACAGTCAATTTTTTCCGCTTTAAAACTGGATGTGGGTCTTTATCACGTTGAGCTTTTACGAGATGAAAAAGGTCCATGCCTTGTTGAAATTAATGCGCGCATGATGGGTAGTGTTGCACCTCAAATGTATCGCATGATTACAGATATCGATCCCTTCGAGTTATTGATCCGTCTTCATCTGGATGAACCTATCAGTATTAATGATAGTGTGCTTACGCGAGCAGGTACGGTTGTTACGATAGCTTCACGTCATGGTGGCGCAATCAGTAGCGATTATAACCAGGCTCGTTTTGAAAAACTGTTGAAATCTTACAATATTGATTTCTGCTCAGCATGGGTAAAACCCGGCCAAAAGGTCAATGTGTATACTGGAAATATTGGCACTATTGGTCATGTTATTGTTCTTGGTGATGACCCTTATGAAGTTGCGCGTAAAGGACACCGCTTCTTGTGTGAGTTAGATGAAATTTATGGTCTTGAACTCGCAAAGTATTTTGAATAA
- a CDS encoding glycoside hydrolase family 105 protein has translation MEKSTLNKNIDLLLSGFTELKDNGRFNEPNLDGSIGDYISFSSWEWPQGVGLFGLVRLWENNKSNALYQIIDSWFQKNIEKGLPGLNVNTTAPMLPLSLFWSHHRQPHYQQVLDNWATRVMTELPRTPEQGFQHVVSDGINEMELWDDTLFMVVLFLAHYGTVSGRKELVDEAVRQFLLHARYLNDPQTGLWYHGWSFVENSNFANARWARGNAWITVGILELLDLADVDTGVREYLIECLKKQVNTLIDLQADNGAWHTLLDHPDSYTEISATAGFGYGLLKGVRMGIGDERWQQAGLKALTIVQDNIDARGTVHNVSYGTRMGRTLQFYKDIPLQPTGYGQALAILCLSEGLHFVN, from the coding sequence ATGGAAAAAAGCACTCTGAATAAAAATATCGACTTACTTTTAAGTGGATTTACTGAATTAAAAGATAATGGGCGATTTAATGAACCCAATCTTGACGGTAGCATAGGCGATTATATTTCATTTTCCAGTTGGGAATGGCCACAGGGCGTTGGGCTATTTGGATTGGTGCGTTTATGGGAGAATAATAAATCGAATGCCCTTTATCAAATTATCGATAGCTGGTTTCAGAAAAATATTGAAAAAGGGCTGCCGGGCCTGAACGTGAATACCACCGCACCGATGCTTCCCTTATCGCTTTTTTGGTCTCATCACCGGCAGCCCCATTATCAGCAGGTGTTGGATAACTGGGCAACCCGCGTGATGACCGAACTCCCGCGTACACCAGAACAGGGCTTCCAGCATGTGGTTTCCGACGGCATTAATGAGATGGAGCTCTGGGACGATACGCTGTTCATGGTCGTACTGTTCCTGGCGCACTACGGTACGGTATCCGGGCGCAAAGAACTGGTTGATGAAGCGGTGCGTCAGTTCTTGCTGCATGCACGCTACCTCAATGATCCTCAAACCGGTTTGTGGTACCACGGCTGGAGCTTTGTCGAGAACAGCAACTTTGCCAATGCCCGTTGGGCGCGTGGCAATGCGTGGATTACTGTTGGCATCCTCGAGTTACTGGACCTTGCCGATGTAGACACGGGCGTACGCGAATACCTAATCGAGTGTCTGAAAAAGCAGGTCAATACGCTGATTGACTTACAGGCAGATAACGGCGCATGGCACACCTTGCTCGACCATCCTGACTCCTATACCGAAATTTCTGCCACCGCCGGTTTTGGCTACGGCTTATTAAAAGGCGTACGAATGGGAATTGGCGATGAACGGTGGCAACAGGCGGGTTTAAAAGCGCTGACAATTGTTCAGGATAATATTGATGCCAGGGGGACTGTGCATAATGTTTCTTATGGCACTCGCATGGGGCGAACACTGCAATTTTATAAAGACATTCCATTACAACCTACTGGGTATGGACAGGCGCTGGCAATATTATGCCTGAGTGAAGGCTTACATTTCGTTAATTAA